The Dehalococcoidia bacterium genome contains a region encoding:
- a CDS encoding nucleoside-diphosphate sugar epimerase/dehydratase yields the protein MKFKIGLGLYNYLKIPLDLLFFAAAFAGAFFLRYDIHIPAQQLEILKFWLLPVIVLKFAVFYLMRIYRRLWRYASVKDFFWLAVANVVASTVLVVLFYFVFRLNVARGVLVLDGLLTLALTTGVRFGVRGLRTLGSRSLWASRTRPILIAGAGDTGAAIIREMQSRPELAFQPVGIIDDDASKKGLQVNGVRVLGTRRELSRIIADYGIEEVIICMPNVSREIIRDIFFQCQAAGVKCRTLPGIYQIIDGTVGVEQIREVGVHDILGREPVQVDLDQLSEYINGRTVMVTGAGGSIGSELSRQLSRMKPASLVLLDQDEEGLYTIEQELAGRRLPFKPAAVIADVTNHDRIAAIFTQYRPAIIFHSAAYKHVPLMEANLLEAVENNIFGTKILCELAVQNEAERFIFISTDKAVEPVSMMGLSKAICEKVVQSYADNAVTRFMSVRFGNVLESSGSVVPIFRKQIARGGPVTVTHPDMIRFFMTIPEAVQLVIQAGALGEKGEIFVLDMGEQVSIVELARNMIRLSGLEPEKDIPIEFIGARPGEKLYEKLTWDNEDRLRTKHAKIFMVRNAGPDKAALQSDLEGLKKAVEACNHGLAKDCLRNMAAQHLNFKVG from the coding sequence ATGAAGTTTAAAATTGGATTAGGCCTTTATAACTATCTAAAGATACCACTGGACCTGCTGTTCTTCGCCGCGGCTTTCGCCGGCGCCTTCTTCCTGAGATACGATATACATATCCCGGCGCAACAATTGGAGATCCTCAAGTTCTGGCTGCTGCCTGTGATCGTCCTGAAGTTTGCAGTATTCTACCTGATGCGTATCTACCGCCGGCTATGGCGCTACGCCAGCGTAAAAGACTTCTTCTGGCTGGCTGTGGCCAACGTCGTCGCTTCAACCGTACTGGTCGTGTTGTTCTATTTCGTCTTCCGGCTGAATGTAGCGCGCGGCGTACTGGTGCTGGACGGCCTTCTAACGCTGGCGCTGACGACGGGTGTCAGGTTCGGCGTGCGGGGACTGCGCACACTCGGGTCGCGCTCCCTGTGGGCCAGCAGAACAAGGCCCATACTGATCGCAGGCGCAGGCGATACGGGCGCCGCCATCATACGCGAGATGCAGAGCCGTCCGGAGCTTGCCTTCCAGCCGGTGGGCATCATCGACGACGACGCATCCAAGAAGGGACTCCAGGTAAACGGCGTCCGCGTGCTGGGCACTCGGCGCGAGTTGAGCCGTATTATAGCTGATTACGGCATCGAGGAAGTGATCATCTGCATGCCCAACGTCTCGCGCGAGATCATACGCGACATCTTCTTCCAGTGCCAGGCGGCCGGCGTGAAGTGCCGCACGCTGCCCGGCATCTACCAGATAATCGACGGCACGGTGGGCGTGGAGCAGATCAGGGAAGTAGGAGTGCACGACATACTGGGACGAGAGCCGGTGCAGGTGGACCTGGACCAACTATCTGAATATATCAACGGACGGACGGTAATGGTCACCGGCGCCGGCGGCTCCATCGGCTCGGAGCTGTCCCGCCAGCTCAGCCGCATGAAACCCGCCTCGCTGGTGCTGCTGGACCAGGACGAGGAAGGCCTATATACGATCGAGCAGGAGCTGGCCGGCCGCAGGCTCCCATTCAAACCGGCGGCGGTGATAGCCGACGTCACCAACCACGACAGGATAGCGGCCATCTTTACTCAATACAGGCCTGCCATCATATTTCATTCGGCGGCATATAAACACGTGCCGCTGATGGAGGCCAACCTTTTAGAAGCGGTGGAGAACAATATATTCGGCACTAAAATACTCTGCGAACTGGCCGTGCAAAACGAAGCCGAGCGCTTCATCTTCATCTCCACCGACAAGGCGGTGGAGCCGGTCAGCATGATGGGGCTCTCCAAGGCCATCTGCGAGAAGGTGGTCCAGTCCTACGCTGATAACGCTGTCACGCGCTTCATGTCGGTGCGCTTCGGCAACGTGCTGGAATCCAGCGGCAGCGTGGTGCCCATCTTCCGTAAACAAATAGCGCGGGGAGGACCGGTGACCGTGACCCACCCCGATATGATTCGCTTCTTCATGACCATACCCGAGGCGGTGCAACTGGTGATACAGGCCGGTGCGCTGGGGGAGAAGGGTGAGATCTTTGTGCTGGATATGGGTGAGCAGGTATCCATCGTGGAGCTGGCCAGGAACATGATACGGCTCTCAGGGCTCGAGCCGGAAAAGGATATACCCATCGAGTTCATCGGCGCCAGGCCGGGCGAGAAGCTGTACGAGAAGCTGACGTGGGACAACGAGGACAGACTGCGTACAAAGCACGCCAAGATATTCATGGTGCGCAACGCCGGGCCTGATAAGGCCGCACTGCAGAGCGACCTGGAGGGACTGAAAAAGGCGGTGGAAGCATGCAACCATGGGCTGGCCAAAGACTGCCTGCGCAACATGGCGGCGCAACACCTGAACTTCAAGGTCGGTTGA
- a CDS encoding undecaprenyl-diphosphate phosphatase, with product MTILQGLILGAVQGIAEWLPVSSKGIVTLILINAFGMQFKEAFFLAIWLHLGTLLAAVFYFRRELWEIIKYLPAYIRDIRRPAATQQGRLITFLIIGTIVTGAVGGPLILFSLDNLQLGGALLTALIGLFLIITGLVQRFAIKSAGDVDKPLRIIDALWVGLAQALAAFPGFSRSGMSVSALLLLRYSGRQSLRLCFLMSIPIILVAEVGLGLIQGVSVNEASIAGLVSAAFFGFLTIKALMKVALVLPFWIFCIALGLLSLVPLLLGM from the coding sequence ATGACGATATTACAGGGCCTGATACTGGGCGCGGTCCAGGGCATTGCCGAGTGGCTGCCCGTCAGCAGCAAGGGCATCGTTACACTGATACTGATCAACGCCTTCGGCATGCAGTTCAAAGAGGCCTTTTTTCTGGCAATCTGGCTGCACCTGGGTACCCTGCTGGCCGCCGTCTTCTATTTCCGCCGCGAGCTGTGGGAGATAATCAAATACCTGCCCGCATATATCCGCGACATACGCCGTCCCGCCGCCACACAGCAGGGCAGGCTGATAACATTCCTCATCATCGGCACTATAGTAACGGGCGCCGTGGGCGGGCCGCTGATACTGTTCAGTCTCGACAACCTGCAGCTGGGCGGCGCCCTGTTGACCGCCCTGATCGGCCTTTTTCTCATCATCACCGGCCTCGTGCAGAGGTTCGCCATAAAATCGGCGGGCGACGTGGATAAGCCGCTGCGCATCATCGATGCCCTGTGGGTGGGCCTGGCGCAGGCGCTGGCGGCCTTTCCCGGCTTCAGCCGCAGCGGCATGAGCGTGTCCGCGCTGCTGTTATTGCGCTACAGCGGCAGGCAGTCGCTCAGGCTGTGTTTCCTGATGAGCATACCCATTATACTGGTTGCCGAAGTCGGATTGGGGCTGATACAGGGGGTATCGGTCAACGAGGCTTCCATTGCCGGGCTGGTTTCGGCTGCGTTCTTCGGCTTCCTGACTATCAAGGCGCTGATGAAGGTGGCCCTGGTCCTGCCCTTCTGGATATTCTGCATAGCGCTGGGCCTGCTCAGCCTTGTGCCGCTGCTGCTGGGAATGTAG
- a CDS encoding Wzz/FepE/Etk N-terminal domain-containing protein → MEDEIDLAQYVKTIFKHWKLVVGITLAAVVTAGIVSFAAPPTYEATVLLQSYEATPNRMSELAQSSETARFMVGELTDRLTPDESNLAAVKNIFKIETSGTLITCTARSAEAQRSATLANAWATAFTKYAAQVSLNSMLPASDLQTQIESAYAVFQETQASYESFNRTSHVEKISNQIASARLQYQALTLQESLNANYGSSGTDQATSLAYLLIKLRSYTVIPEGTQISAGAAPPVSKADVDNLVRELEDRSGIHGKTAGDMFNEINTLSSKLERENQRSRELINSRDAAWNAYLTALKNSQEISMMRSAMISPVRVLYNAMPPQYPVPTNRLFNIGIALVLGLILGVIAAFVAEYIEKRRPARPAAKPES, encoded by the coding sequence ATGGAAGATGAGATAGACCTGGCGCAATATGTAAAAACAATATTCAAGCACTGGAAGCTGGTAGTGGGCATCACCCTTGCGGCCGTGGTCACGGCAGGTATCGTCAGCTTCGCCGCGCCACCAACATACGAGGCCACCGTGCTGCTGCAATCCTACGAAGCAACACCCAACCGCATGAGCGAGCTGGCCCAATCCAGCGAGACCGCCAGATTCATGGTCGGGGAGCTTACCGACAGGCTCACACCGGACGAAAGCAACCTGGCCGCCGTGAAGAACATATTTAAAATTGAAACGTCCGGCACACTCATCACCTGCACGGCGCGCAGCGCAGAGGCGCAAAGGTCCGCCACACTGGCCAACGCCTGGGCCACCGCCTTCACCAAATATGCCGCCCAGGTCTCACTGAATTCAATGCTCCCGGCATCGGACCTGCAGACTCAAATCGAGTCCGCTTACGCCGTTTTCCAGGAAACTCAGGCCTCCTACGAATCCTTTAACCGCACCAGCCACGTCGAAAAGATCAGCAACCAGATAGCTTCCGCCCGCCTTCAATACCAGGCATTGACACTGCAGGAAAGCCTGAATGCCAACTACGGCTCATCCGGCACCGACCAGGCCACCAGCCTGGCCTATCTGCTGATCAAGCTGAGATCATACACCGTCATACCTGAGGGTACACAGATATCGGCCGGCGCCGCTCCGCCGGTCAGTAAGGCGGACGTAGATAATCTCGTCCGCGAACTGGAGGACAGGTCGGGCATACACGGTAAAACGGCCGGCGATATGTTCAACGAAATCAACACTTTGTCCTCTAAACTGGAGCGGGAAAACCAGCGCAGCAGGGAGCTGATCAACTCCAGGGACGCCGCCTGGAACGCCTACCTCACAGCCTTGAAGAACTCTCAGGAGATCAGTATGATGCGCAGCGCCATGATCAGTCCTGTAAGGGTGCTATATAACGCCATGCCGCCGCAGTACCCCGTTCCTACCAACCGCCTGTTTAACATCGGTATCGCCCTGGTGCTGGGCCTGATACTGGGCGTGATCGCCGCATTCGTGGCCGAGTACATCGAGAAGAGAAGGCCCGCCAGGCCGGCAGCAAAGCCCGAATCCTGA
- a CDS encoding oligosaccharyl transferase, archaeosortase A system-associated — translation MEKTRGYLTLCTIASLVLIMAVAFYYRVILPFGAVFDGPWIKLTGIDAYFYMRLVDNLVHNFPHLISFDPYSIYPGGGYPGDIRFFAFMIAGIVRLLGGAAPAQQAVDTIAVYVPAVLGVLTVIPIYFIARALAGRWAGLVAAAASAILPGEFLNRSMLGFTDHHITEVFFTTFFVLFFVLALQHSRQFSYRSLKEGRFPPLSRHIPYSFIAGIFMGLYLISWRGSLMFLLMVFVFFVIQFVSDHLRGFPTDYLSKVAITCFLIALLIYVPVLRDKATLLALGAVILTPIVLNVLSFVMSARGVKPVCYAVAVALMLGLGVLGAWLVFPDFLKQVARNTGSVFSWKFTQVTESEMKSLFLPGGVFSFESAWAQFGLALYLGLAGLAVLLYRAVRRGIPELIFTAVWSIVMMLAAFGLTRLSAYLSVCLAVLTGYLAGVIIEAVYAGRSQAVVAKHTRKKRKAETERSTNTSRLALSIVTVVVLLAMLVPGASIAAAQAGNPSHAPQEAWMEALDWLRANSPEPFGSADYYYALYNEPSAGKPYVYPDTFYSVIIWSDYGYWLTRAGRRVPMANPGGTKGRATRYFASQDVGASSKLVKGWRARYVIADNRIASPNDKFYALAGLSGRQESDYYELCWQQKEGKYVPLLVFYPDYYRTMVVRLYNFDGKAVTPASTLVMAWQERQLPDGQKFKEITELKKLRSYTEAEAFIKGQVQGDYRIIGTDPLVSPVPLEALTAYHPVYQSEETAGVGSPAQLPAIKIFEIKKD, via the coding sequence ATGGAAAAGACCAGAGGCTATCTGACACTTTGCACCATAGCATCGCTGGTTCTCATCATGGCTGTGGCCTTCTATTATCGCGTTATTCTCCCCTTCGGCGCGGTCTTTGACGGGCCCTGGATCAAGCTGACCGGCATCGACGCCTATTTCTACATGCGCCTGGTGGACAACCTCGTTCACAACTTCCCTCATCTGATCAGCTTCGACCCGTATTCCATTTACCCGGGCGGCGGATATCCGGGCGATATCCGCTTTTTCGCCTTCATGATAGCCGGCATAGTCAGGCTGCTGGGTGGCGCCGCGCCCGCCCAGCAGGCGGTGGACACCATCGCCGTATACGTGCCGGCCGTCCTGGGCGTGCTGACGGTTATCCCTATTTATTTCATTGCCCGCGCGCTGGCCGGCCGCTGGGCCGGGCTGGTGGCGGCCGCGGCGTCGGCAATCCTGCCGGGCGAGTTCCTCAACCGCTCGATGCTGGGCTTTACCGACCACCATATAACCGAGGTGTTCTTTACCACTTTCTTCGTTCTTTTCTTCGTGCTGGCGCTCCAGCACAGCCGGCAGTTCAGCTACCGGTCGTTGAAGGAAGGCCGCTTTCCACCGCTCAGCCGCCACATACCCTACAGCTTTATCGCCGGCATTTTCATGGGACTCTATCTCATCTCCTGGCGCGGGTCGCTCATGTTCTTATTAATGGTATTCGTCTTTTTCGTTATACAGTTCGTCAGCGACCATTTGCGCGGCTTCCCCACCGACTACCTGAGCAAGGTCGCTATAACCTGTTTTCTGATCGCCCTGCTGATCTATGTGCCCGTCTTGCGCGATAAGGCTACGCTGCTGGCTCTGGGCGCCGTTATCCTCACGCCCATCGTTTTGAACGTCCTCTCCTTTGTCATGTCCGCGCGTGGTGTAAAGCCGGTTTGCTATGCCGTGGCGGTCGCGCTGATGCTGGGCCTGGGGGTGCTGGGCGCCTGGCTGGTCTTTCCTGATTTTCTCAAGCAGGTGGCGAGAAATACCGGCAGCGTATTTTCGTGGAAATTCACCCAGGTCACGGAGAGCGAGATGAAGTCCCTTTTCCTGCCCGGCGGCGTCTTTTCATTTGAGTCAGCCTGGGCGCAGTTCGGCCTGGCTCTTTACCTGGGGCTGGCTGGATTGGCCGTATTGCTCTACCGCGCCGTGCGCCGGGGAATTCCCGAGCTGATCTTCACCGCCGTATGGAGCATTGTTATGATGCTGGCCGCATTCGGCCTGACGCGATTGTCGGCCTATCTATCCGTCTGCCTGGCAGTGCTGACCGGGTACCTGGCCGGCGTAATCATCGAGGCCGTTTATGCCGGCCGCAGTCAGGCGGTGGTTGCGAAGCACACCAGGAAAAAGCGGAAGGCTGAGACTGAAAGGAGCACAAACACCAGCCGGCTGGCGCTGTCGATAGTTACTGTCGTGGTTCTATTGGCCATGCTCGTGCCCGGGGCCTCTATCGCCGCCGCGCAGGCGGGTAATCCCTCCCATGCGCCACAGGAGGCCTGGATGGAGGCGCTGGACTGGTTGAGGGCCAATTCGCCCGAGCCCTTCGGCAGCGCGGACTATTACTATGCTTTATACAACGAGCCATCGGCCGGCAAACCCTATGTCTATCCTGATACATTCTACAGCGTAATAATATGGAGTGATTACGGGTACTGGCTGACGCGCGCCGGGCGGCGCGTGCCCATGGCCAATCCCGGCGGCACCAAAGGCCGCGCAACCAGGTATTTCGCCTCGCAGGACGTCGGGGCATCGTCCAAGCTGGTGAAGGGCTGGCGAGCACGCTATGTTATCGCCGATAACCGCATAGCCAGCCCCAACGACAAGTTCTATGCGTTGGCCGGCTTAAGCGGCAGGCAGGAGAGCGATTACTACGAGCTTTGCTGGCAGCAGAAAGAAGGTAAATACGTTCCGCTGCTGGTCTTCTATCCCGATTACTACCGCACCATGGTGGTCCGCCTCTATAATTTCGACGGAAAAGCTGTCACGCCTGCCTCCACCCTGGTGATGGCCTGGCAGGAGCGGCAGTTGCCCGACGGGCAGAAGTTCAAGGAGATAACGGAGCTAAAAAAACTCCGCAGCTACACGGAGGCGGAGGCCTTTATCAAAGGGCAGGTACAGGGCGATTACCGCATAATTGGAACGGACCCGCTGGTCAGCCCCGTGCCGCTGGAAGCGCTCACGGCCTACCACCCCGTCTATCAGTCAGAGGAGACAGCCGGCGTCGGCTCACCGGCGCAACTGCCGGCCATCAAGATCTTCGAGATAAAGAAAGATTGA
- a CDS encoding CTP synthase, protein MAKYIFVTGGVVSSVGKGIATASIGRILKSRDVSVSVQKLDPYLNVDPGTMSPYQHGEVFVTTDGAETDLDLGHYERFIDTNLTAASNVTSGQIYSSVIAGERRGDYLGGTIQVIPHVTNEIKRRIREVAQISKAQVIIVEVGGTVGDIESQPFLEAIRQMRNEVGRDNALYIHVTYLPFIATTKELKTKPTQHSVNELRRIGIQPDVILCRSDYPISQGLRDKISLFCDVDKEAVIPMVTAETIYEVPLIMEEFGMSNFIISRLRLNATRADLAEWRQMVTRMKEPRESINIALVGKYVELEDAYYSVRESLCHAALYQNRTVNIIWVQSEDLEKGLHQDVLGSVHGIIVPGGFGNRGIEGMITSASYARHNNVPYLGLCLGMQVMVIEFGRYALGNKRANSTEFDSGTPYPVIDLLPEQRKINDMGGTMRLGSYPCTLVEGTLAARAYAEQLVYERHRHRYEFNNDYRDLFEKKGLVLSGLSPDKRLVEITEVKNHPWMVACQFHPEFRSRPNRPHPLFVSFIGAARETLVEGDQVTLPIK, encoded by the coding sequence ATGGCTAAATATATTTTTGTTACAGGCGGCGTGGTTTCCTCGGTAGGAAAGGGCATCGCTACGGCTTCCATCGGCCGTATCCTGAAAAGCCGCGACGTCTCCGTCTCGGTGCAGAAGCTCGACCCTTACCTCAACGTGGACCCCGGCACCATGTCGCCCTACCAGCACGGCGAGGTCTTCGTCACCACCGACGGCGCAGAGACCGACCTGGACCTGGGTCACTACGAACGCTTCATCGACACCAACCTCACGGCGGCCTCCAACGTGACCTCCGGCCAGATCTACTCCTCGGTCATCGCCGGCGAAAGGCGCGGAGACTACCTGGGCGGCACGATCCAGGTCATACCCCACGTCACCAACGAGATCAAACGGCGCATACGCGAGGTGGCGCAGATATCCAAGGCGCAGGTGATCATCGTCGAGGTGGGCGGTACGGTGGGCGATATCGAGAGCCAGCCCTTCCTGGAGGCCATCCGCCAGATGCGCAACGAGGTAGGCCGCGACAACGCCCTTTATATTCACGTCACCTACCTGCCCTTCATCGCCACTACCAAGGAGCTCAAGACCAAGCCCACGCAGCACAGCGTGAACGAGCTGCGCCGCATCGGCATCCAGCCCGACGTCATTCTCTGCCGCTCGGACTACCCCATCTCGCAGGGGCTGCGCGACAAGATTTCGCTCTTCTGCGACGTGGACAAGGAGGCCGTCATTCCCATGGTCACGGCCGAGACCATCTACGAGGTCCCGCTGATCATGGAAGAGTTCGGAATGAGCAATTTCATCATCAGCCGCCTCAGGCTCAACGCCACCAGGGCCGACCTGGCGGAGTGGCGCCAGATGGTGACACGCATGAAGGAGCCCAGGGAGAGCATCAACATCGCACTGGTGGGCAAGTACGTCGAGCTGGAGGACGCCTACTACTCGGTGCGCGAATCGCTCTGCCACGCAGCGCTCTACCAGAACCGCACGGTCAACATCATCTGGGTGCAGTCCGAGGACCTGGAGAAGGGGCTGCACCAGGACGTGCTGGGATCGGTGCACGGCATCATCGTGCCGGGCGGCTTCGGCAATCGCGGCATCGAGGGCATGATAACCAGCGCTTCGTACGCGCGGCATAACAATGTACCTTACCTGGGGCTGTGCCTGGGCATGCAGGTCATGGTGATCGAGTTCGGACGCTACGCGCTGGGCAACAAACGGGCCAACTCCACCGAGTTCGACAGCGGCACGCCCTATCCGGTGATCGACCTGCTGCCGGAGCAGCGCAAGATCAACGACATGGGAGGCACTATGCGGCTGGGCTCCTATCCCTGCACTCTGGTGGAAGGCACACTGGCCGCCCGGGCCTACGCGGAGCAGCTCGTTTACGAGCGCCACCGCCATCGCTACGAGTTCAACAACGATTACCGCGACCTTTTCGAGAAGAAAGGCCTGGTATTAAGCGGGCTCTCGCCCGATAAAAGGCTGGTGGAGATAACAGAGGTCAAGAACCACCCATGGATGGTGGCCTGCCAGTTCCACCCCGAGTTCCGCTCGCGCCCCAACCGCCCCCACCCGCTGTTTGTGAGTTTCATCGGCGCCGCCAGGGAGACCCTCGTCGAGGGCGACCAGGTCACCCTGCCCATAAAATGA
- a CDS encoding IS1595 family transposase, which produces MRKQKQIEYTMKHFEREFPTDDACLEWLKSYRFPNGIECPICKRVTKHHKITKRPCYKCDFCGHEIYPTAGTIFHKSSTPFKTWFEAMFWMATTRSGHSAKELQRRTGVTYKTAWRMFKQIRKLLDESEGMLTKEVEVDETYIGGKRHGKRGRGAEGKTAVIGIAQRKGKITTNIVADTKRSTVMPLINKNVAKRTIVYTDEYPVYDTVEANGFTHKRCNHGAGEYVVGDAHTNTIEGFWSLVKRGISGVYHAVSPKYLQSYLNEYEFRYNHRNDLQPMFVSVLNHIR; this is translated from the coding sequence ATGAGAAAACAAAAGCAAATCGAATACACGATGAAACACTTTGAGAGAGAGTTTCCGACCGATGATGCCTGCTTGGAATGGCTTAAGAGCTATCGTTTTCCAAACGGTATTGAATGTCCTATTTGCAAGCGAGTTACCAAGCATCACAAGATAACCAAACGACCTTGCTACAAATGTGACTTTTGCGGACATGAGATTTACCCGACTGCTGGAACTATCTTCCACAAGTCCAGTACCCCATTTAAGACATGGTTTGAGGCTATGTTCTGGATGGCTACCACTCGTAGTGGACATTCGGCTAAAGAACTTCAACGCAGAACTGGCGTTACTTACAAAACGGCGTGGCGTATGTTTAAGCAAATCCGCAAACTTCTTGACGAGAGCGAGGGTATGCTCACGAAAGAGGTTGAAGTTGACGAGACTTATATCGGCGGCAAACGTCATGGCAAACGTGGACGTGGGGCAGAGGGAAAGACCGCTGTGATCGGCATTGCTCAAAGGAAAGGCAAGATCACAACTAATATCGTTGCGGATACCAAACGTTCTACGGTCATGCCTCTTATCAATAAGAATGTTGCCAAAAGGACTATCGTTTACACGGACGAATACCCTGTCTACGATACTGTTGAAGCCAATGGCTTTACTCACAAACGCTGCAATCATGGGGCTGGCGAGTACGTTGTTGGGGATGCCCATACAAACACCATTGAAGGCTTTTGGAGCCTTGTAAAGCGTGGAATAAGCGGTGTTTATCATGCGGTCAGCCCTAAATATCTCCAGTCTTATCTAAATGAGTACGAGTTTCGTTACAACCATCGGAACGACCTTCAGCCGATGTTTGTGAGTGTCCTGAATCATATTCGGTAG
- the fsa gene encoding fructose-6-phosphate aldolase: protein MRLFLDTANLEHIRHGARLGAVSGVTTNPSLVSKEGKVNYKKLVQEICSIIPGPVSTEVISQDVAGMVAEARVIATWAKNVVVKIPAGPEGTEATAALSREGIKVNYTLCFSVNQALLAARAGAAYVSPFVGRLDDIGEDGISLIRDIVLIYRQYPEIKTEVIAASIRHPQHCLAAARAGSHIATVPYAVLMQMARHPLTDSGITRFADDWKKVMGDTKNI from the coding sequence ATGCGCCTCTTTCTTGATACGGCCAACCTGGAACACATCAGGCACGGCGCCAGGCTGGGCGCCGTGAGCGGCGTCACCACCAACCCCAGCCTGGTCTCGAAGGAAGGAAAGGTCAACTATAAAAAGCTGGTGCAGGAGATATGCTCGATCATTCCCGGCCCGGTCTCGACCGAGGTCATCAGCCAGGACGTAGCGGGCATGGTGGCCGAGGCGCGCGTGATCGCCACCTGGGCTAAAAACGTGGTGGTCAAGATACCGGCCGGCCCGGAGGGCACCGAGGCCACCGCCGCGCTGTCCAGAGAGGGCATAAAGGTCAACTACACGCTGTGCTTCTCGGTCAACCAGGCGCTGCTGGCTGCGCGGGCGGGCGCGGCCTATGTCAGCCCGTTCGTGGGCAGGCTGGACGACATCGGCGAGGACGGCATCTCGCTGATACGCGACATCGTCCTGATCTACCGCCAGTACCCTGAGATCAAAACCGAGGTCATCGCGGCCAGCATCCGCCATCCCCAGCACTGCCTGGCGGCAGCCAGGGCCGGGTCGCACATCGCCACCGTGCCCTACGCCGTGCTGATGCAGATGGCCAGGCACCCGCTGACCGACAGCGGCATCACCCGCTTCGCCGACGATTGGAAGAAGGTGATGGGAGATACGAAGAATATATAA
- the rho gene encoding transcription termination factor Rho: MMNLPDLENKPLEELMALAKAQNIENFDVLTKEELIAKLQPLSTPPEPQAGFYMSLGGILEIMDEGYGFLRQETLLPGPNDVYISNSQIRRFGLRNGDTVSGQARPPKEGEKYCSLLRVETVNGLESDQSKGRPHFGQLTPIFPDNIFDLEGNPKNLSARLINLVAPIGRGQRGLIVSPPKAGKTLLLKNIANAISTNYPEVHLMVCLIGERPEEVTDMKRSVNGEVISATFDEPVENHTRVAELALERAKRLAEIGKDVVILLDGITRLTRSYNLAMPPSGRTLSGGIDSVALYPPKRFFGAARNIEEGGSLTILATCLVDTGSRMDDLIYEEFKGTGNMEVHLDRRMAEKRIFPAIDIMRSSTRREELLLGEATLAKVWLLRRMVSMLADDSNSPTDASERVIERLNKSQTNQEFLDKLTSKDV, from the coding sequence ATGATGAATTTACCGGACCTTGAAAACAAGCCGCTTGAGGAACTGATGGCCCTGGCCAAGGCACAGAACATCGAGAACTTCGATGTGCTCACCAAGGAGGAGTTGATCGCCAAACTCCAGCCCCTCTCCACACCACCCGAGCCCCAGGCCGGCTTCTATATGAGCCTGGGCGGCATACTGGAGATCATGGACGAAGGATACGGCTTCCTGAGACAGGAGACTCTGCTACCGGGCCCCAACGACGTTTACATCTCCAACTCGCAGATCAGGCGCTTCGGTCTGCGCAACGGCGACACGGTCAGCGGACAGGCGCGCCCGCCCAAGGAGGGCGAGAAATACTGCAGCCTGCTGCGCGTCGAGACGGTCAACGGCCTGGAATCCGACCAGTCCAAGGGTCGCCCCCACTTCGGCCAGCTCACGCCCATATTCCCGGACAATATATTCGACCTCGAAGGCAACCCCAAGAACCTCTCCGCAAGGCTGATCAACCTGGTGGCGCCCATCGGGCGCGGCCAGCGCGGACTGATCGTATCGCCCCCCAAGGCGGGCAAGACGCTGCTGCTCAAAAATATCGCCAACGCCATCTCCACCAACTACCCGGAGGTGCACCTGATGGTCTGCCTGATCGGCGAGCGACCCGAGGAGGTCACCGACATGAAGCGCTCGGTCAACGGAGAGGTGATCTCGGCTACGTTCGATGAGCCGGTGGAGAACCACACGCGCGTGGCTGAGCTTGCCCTGGAGAGGGCCAAGCGCCTGGCCGAGATCGGCAAGGACGTTGTCATTCTGCTGGACGGCATCACCCGCCTGACCCGCTCCTACAACCTGGCCATGCCCCCCAGCGGACGCACGCTCTCCGGCGGCATCGACTCCGTGGCCCTCTATCCGCCCAAGCGGTTCTTCGGCGCCGCCCGCAACATCGAGGAGGGCGGCAGCCTGACCATACTGGCCACATGCCTGGTGGATACCGGCAGCCGCATGGACGACCTCATCTACGAGGAGTTCAAGGGCACAGGCAATATGGAGGTGCACCTTGACCGCAGGATGGCCGAGAAGCGCATCTTCCCCGCCATCGACATCATGCGCAGCAGCACGCGCCGAGAGGAGCTGCTGCTGGGCGAGGCCACGCTGGCCAAGGTCTGGCTGCTGCGACGCATGGTCAGCATGCTCGCAGATGACTCCAACAGCCCCACCGACGCCTCGGAAAGGGTGATCGAACGGCTGAATAAATCGCAGACCAACCAGGAGTTCCTGGACAAGCTGACGTCGAAGGACGTGTAA